Proteins from one Niallia circulans genomic window:
- a CDS encoding HD-GYP domain-containing protein, which translates to MNKHIQELVCSLFKHCRNTLGHSLRVADELHNFSSFIDIKPSAEIYYMGAVHDIGKLNISRSLLNKSGRLTISEKHELKSHTFYGKQILQERKMFTEEFMNVILYHHENLDGSGYYGLKGQEIPLFSRMLRIIDSYDAMLYGRAYQLPSNEEQIKLEIEALNKTVYDEELVYSFFNYIESKKYRMLEEKLQLSR; encoded by the coding sequence ATGAACAAACATATTCAGGAGCTAGTATGCAGTTTATTTAAACACTGCAGGAATACTTTGGGCCACTCACTGCGAGTCGCAGACGAGCTGCATAATTTCAGTTCCTTTATCGACATTAAGCCGTCTGCTGAAATCTATTATATGGGTGCAGTTCATGATATTGGGAAACTTAACATTAGCAGGAGCCTGCTGAACAAATCAGGCAGGCTTACCATTTCAGAGAAGCATGAACTTAAAAGTCATACCTTTTATGGAAAACAAATATTACAGGAGAGAAAGATGTTTACAGAGGAGTTTATGAATGTCATTTTATATCATCATGAGAATCTTGACGGTAGTGGCTACTATGGCTTAAAAGGACAAGAGATACCTCTATTTTCAAGGATGCTTCGAATTATTGATAGTTATGATGCAATGCTTTACGGAAGAGCTTATCAACTTCCAAGTAACGAAGAGCAAATTAAATTAGAAATAGAAGCATTAAATAAAACTGTCTATGATGAAGAGTTAGTCTATTCTTTTTTCAACTATATAGAATCAAAAAAATATCGCATGTTAGAGGAGAAACTTCAATTGTCTCGATAG
- a CDS encoding EAL and HDOD domain-containing protein, with amino-acid sequence MEVFVARQPLFNRMEEVYGYELLYRNNEVNMFPNIDGDHATADVIINSFLNIGIEKLSDGKPCFINFTENLLDLGLPTYFQPRDIVIEILETVEPSRKIIDICKELKSLGYKVALDDYIFDNSNPYAYELLLAADIIKVDFMNTNEEERLEIEALAKQLGKEMVAEKLETREEYEKARNSGYHYFQGYFFSKPAIMSTHDVPAYIHTYYGISKHIRSIDPDIDMITNLIEQDISLSYKLLKLINTLGFGLKHKVTSIRQAIVLIGLMELQKWLYVLAVRERDWNNGISYEVMSNCLIRARMCESVADLIPGKRNTSGHFLTGMFSLMDTILNLDMQDILTQVPLDEAIMDALSGESNTQRDVLDLVLAVEKADWVLISKGCKKLNIEEKELFKVYAESLNWAKDLMEDKKG; translated from the coding sequence ATGGAAGTTTTTGTGGCCAGGCAGCCGCTGTTCAATAGAATGGAAGAAGTGTACGGCTATGAGTTGCTGTATCGCAATAATGAAGTCAACATGTTTCCGAACATCGACGGTGATCATGCGACAGCAGATGTAATTATCAACAGTTTTTTAAATATTGGGATTGAAAAACTATCTGACGGAAAGCCTTGTTTTATTAATTTTACTGAAAATCTTCTGGATTTAGGGCTGCCTACATATTTTCAACCACGAGATATCGTAATAGAAATTTTGGAGACTGTCGAACCAAGCAGAAAAATTATTGACATATGCAAAGAATTAAAGTCATTAGGCTATAAAGTGGCGCTCGATGACTACATTTTTGATAACAGCAATCCATACGCTTATGAGTTATTACTAGCTGCAGATATTATTAAAGTGGATTTTATGAATACAAATGAGGAAGAGAGACTGGAAATAGAGGCGCTTGCAAAACAGCTTGGCAAGGAGATGGTTGCCGAAAAGCTTGAGACAAGAGAAGAATATGAAAAAGCTAGAAATTCTGGCTATCATTATTTTCAAGGTTATTTTTTCTCAAAGCCTGCAATCATGTCTACACATGATGTTCCTGCATATATCCATACATATTATGGTATCTCCAAGCATATTCGCTCCATAGACCCGGATATTGATATGATTACCAATCTGATTGAACAGGATATTTCCTTGTCGTACAAGCTCCTTAAATTAATTAATACGTTAGGATTCGGCCTTAAGCATAAGGTTACGAGCATAAGACAAGCAATTGTTCTTATTGGGTTAATGGAACTTCAGAAATGGTTGTATGTGCTGGCTGTACGGGAAAGGGACTGGAATAACGGTATATCATATGAAGTAATGTCCAATTGTCTAATCAGGGCCAGAATGTGTGAGTCTGTTGCAGATCTAATTCCAGGGAAAAGAAATACCTCTGGACATTTTTTGACAGGAATGTTTTCTTTAATGGATACGATCTTAAATTTAGATATGCAGGATATTTTAACACAAGTGCCACTTGACGAAGCAATCATGGATGCACTCTCAGGCGAAAGTAATACACAAAGAGATGTTCTTGATCTTGTACTTGCTGTTGAAAAAGCAGACTGGGTACTTATAAGCAAAGGCTGCAAGAAACTGAACATAGAAGAGAAAGAATTGTTTAAGGTTTATGCAGAATCTCTTAATTGGGCGAAGGATCTCATGGAAGATAAAAAAGGTTAA
- a CDS encoding RNA ligase family protein, whose product MKPIVPFEPVVTESVPIGDNWIAQVKWDGTRILTYHDGDNTKLFNRKLNERTKQYPELLQASTYLEEDSFIVDGEIIALKDGKPSFYEVMKRDRLKNIDRNGGMMNRVPITYMVFDILYLNGSWVTNKPLAERMELLKALIRPMEHVQLVESFSDKEGLLQACLSNDLEGVVFKDLTSSYTIGAKDKRWLKRKKQHDLIAVIGGVTYKNGVANSLHLGLYDQDTNLIYIGSVGNGKLTNKDWVELTKILVTLQTDNCSFTNVGYGKSAMVWLKPILTVKVSFLEWIEDQTLRHPIIEAFVTADPLECRLEKEE is encoded by the coding sequence ATGAAACCAATCGTCCCTTTTGAACCAGTAGTAACAGAGTCCGTACCCATTGGCGACAACTGGATAGCACAAGTAAAGTGGGATGGGACAAGAATTCTAACATACCACGATGGCGACAATACCAAGCTCTTTAATCGTAAACTGAATGAAAGGACTAAACAATACCCTGAATTGCTTCAAGCATCCACCTATTTAGAAGAGGACTCATTCATTGTAGATGGTGAAATAATTGCTTTAAAGGATGGGAAGCCCTCCTTTTATGAAGTGATGAAAAGAGATCGCCTTAAAAATATCGATCGCAATGGCGGAATGATGAATCGGGTACCGATAACCTATATGGTTTTTGATATTCTCTATTTAAACGGAAGCTGGGTAACAAACAAGCCTTTAGCAGAAAGAATGGAGCTCCTTAAAGCTTTGATAAGACCTATGGAGCATGTTCAGCTCGTCGAAAGCTTCAGTGACAAAGAAGGGCTGCTGCAGGCCTGCCTCAGCAATGATTTAGAAGGAGTAGTTTTTAAAGATTTGACAAGTTCCTATACAATTGGCGCTAAGGATAAACGCTGGTTAAAAAGGAAGAAACAGCATGACTTGATTGCCGTTATTGGCGGTGTCACCTATAAAAACGGTGTTGCAAATTCCCTGCATCTTGGCTTGTATGATCAAGATACTAATTTGATTTACATCGGAAGCGTAGGCAACGGTAAATTGACAAACAAGGATTGGGTGGAGCTTACAAAAATTCTTGTTACATTGCAAACTGATAACTGTTCTTTTACAAATGTTGGATATGGTAAATCTGCCATGGTTTGGTTAAAGCCTATTCTAACTGTAAAGGTCAGCTTTCTTGAATGGATTGAGGACCAGACATTAAGGCATCCAATCATAGAAGCATTCGTAACTGCAGACCCGCTTGAGTGCAGACTGGAAAAGGAAGAGTAA
- the dapF gene encoding diaminopimelate epimerase, giving the protein MKIKLTKCHGSGNDFLIIDEISNSYTFTEEERASLAIAFCNRSTELGADGILFVMPSQQADARMRVFNADGSEASMCGNGIRCVARYVCELLNVEEAVIETMKANLEVKNEADIFPNIPTYLVEISPVSFQTKDLPLHVGKETLLNEKIESLHANLEFTALAVPNPHLITIVDKATIESSVQEEISSYVNGPNELFPDGVNVSFVSILDKGSIYVRTYERGVGFTNACGTAMSASTLVSILNGFNKSGDYIEVYNNGGKVRCFVHENDGNYRIDLIGNATNVYEAFVETDLAKPGDFVLLEKVMEEQEAIHYSKLQDAAQAYINDKLV; this is encoded by the coding sequence ATGAAAATAAAACTTACAAAATGTCATGGAAGCGGGAATGACTTTCTAATTATAGATGAGATTTCAAACAGCTACACTTTTACAGAGGAAGAACGTGCAAGCTTAGCAATTGCTTTTTGTAATCGCAGCACCGAATTAGGCGCAGATGGAATACTATTTGTCATGCCTAGCCAGCAGGCAGATGCTCGCATGAGAGTGTTCAATGCAGATGGATCTGAAGCTTCGATGTGTGGTAATGGAATCCGTTGTGTGGCACGTTACGTTTGTGAGCTGCTTAATGTGGAGGAAGCTGTAATTGAAACAATGAAAGCTAACTTGGAAGTGAAAAATGAAGCAGATATCTTTCCAAACATACCGACATATTTAGTGGAAATATCGCCAGTTTCCTTCCAGACAAAGGACTTACCTTTGCATGTCGGTAAAGAGACTTTGCTAAACGAAAAGATTGAAAGCCTTCATGCTAATCTGGAATTTACTGCCTTAGCAGTCCCTAATCCGCATCTAATTACAATTGTCGACAAAGCAACCATCGAATCATCTGTTCAAGAGGAAATTAGCAGCTATGTAAATGGACCTAATGAGCTTTTCCCTGATGGAGTTAACGTGAGCTTTGTGTCTATATTGGACAAAGGAAGCATCTATGTCAGAACATACGAGCGTGGTGTTGGATTTACAAATGCCTGCGGAACTGCGATGTCTGCATCAACACTTGTATCTATTTTAAACGGCTTCAATAAGTCAGGTGATTACATTGAGGTTTATAATAATGGCGGAAAAGTACGTTGTTTTGTGCATGAAAATGATGGGAACTATCGCATTGACCTAATTGGTAATGCCACAAATGTATACGAAGCATTTGTAGAAACAGACCTTGCGAAGCCTGGTGATTTTGTACTTCTTGAAAAAGTGATGGAGGAGCAAGAAGCTATTCATTACAGCAAGCTGCAGGATGCAGCACAAGCATATATAAACGACAAACTTGTATAA
- a CDS encoding FMN-dependent NADH-azoreductase — MAKLLYITAHPNDHSQSFSMAAGQAFIDSYKEQNPNDEIVYIDLYKEVIPHIDNDVFSGWGKLQSGKGFEELSNEEKSKVSRLGELSDQFVGGDKYVFVTPMWNFSFPPVLKAYIDSVAVAGKTFKYTDKGSVGLLTDKKALHIQARGGIYSEGPAAELEMGHRYLNAILVHFFGIPTLEGIFVEGQAAMPDKAQEIKEKGIARAKDLAKTF; from the coding sequence ATGGCAAAATTATTATATATTACGGCACATCCAAATGATCACTCTCAATCCTTTAGCATGGCTGCGGGACAAGCGTTCATCGATTCATATAAAGAACAAAATCCAAATGATGAAATTGTTTATATCGACCTGTATAAGGAAGTGATTCCGCATATAGACAATGATGTATTCAGCGGGTGGGGCAAGCTGCAATCAGGTAAAGGATTTGAAGAGCTTTCAAACGAGGAAAAGTCAAAAGTGAGCAGACTTGGTGAATTGAGTGATCAATTTGTCGGAGGGGATAAGTATGTTTTCGTTACACCGATGTGGAACTTCTCCTTTCCACCTGTTTTAAAAGCCTATATTGACTCTGTTGCTGTTGCAGGCAAAACCTTCAAATATACAGATAAAGGTTCTGTTGGCTTGTTGACAGACAAAAAAGCACTCCATATACAAGCACGGGGCGGTATTTATTCGGAAGGTCCAGCGGCTGAATTGGAAATGGGACATCGCTATTTAAATGCGATACTCGTGCACTTCTTTGGCATTCCTACTTTGGAAGGGATATTTGTTGAAGGTCAAGCTGCAATGCCAGATAAAGCCCAGGAAATTAAAGAAAAAGGAATTGCAAGAGCAAAGGATTTAGCGAAAACCTTTTAA